One Sphingobium sp. Z007 genomic region harbors:
- a CDS encoding putative quinol monooxygenase, which produces MIREVARLEIDPADADRFEAAVVQAIPHFRAAEGCRSFRLDRSVDRPGQYRLVVGWDTVAAHVDGFRNAPGYQAWRALVGPFFISPPDVDHVETAVDGF; this is translated from the coding sequence ATGATTAGAGAAGTGGCGCGGCTAGAGATTGATCCGGCAGATGCGGATCGCTTCGAAGCGGCTGTCGTTCAGGCGATCCCCCATTTTCGCGCAGCAGAGGGGTGCCGCAGCTTTCGGCTCGACCGCTCGGTCGATCGGCCGGGCCAGTATCGGCTGGTCGTGGGCTGGGACACTGTCGCTGCCCATGTCGATGGCTTCCGCAACGCGCCCGGCTATCAGGCGTGGCGCGCGCTGGTCGGTCCTTTTTTCATAAGCCCGCCGGACGTCGATCATGTCGAGACGGCGGTGGACGGTTTTTAA
- a CDS encoding LacI family DNA-binding transcriptional regulator, which produces MSINDRSFITAHDVARAAGVSQSAVSRAFTPGASVAPDTRLRIMEAAERLGYRPNLLARSLINGRSNIVGVGVGDLANPFFVETLQLLSRTLDQAGLRLLLFPAEGSGGGEPSIHEILHYRLDALVLLSVGLSSNLAEECRKAQVPVILYNRTTRDHAASSVIGDNLVGARTIAAHLLAGDHRRIAFLAGAAGSSTNAQREAAFFDYLAEQGAPAPIRAAGDYRIEMATAATRRLLAGKDRPDAIFCANDSMAIAAINVARHEYGLDVGREISIVGYDDVPMAAWPAFSLTSYAQPAQSMVDQTVRLIQKLRDDPGQHAHVVVEGGLVVRGSSRAVRPR; this is translated from the coding sequence GTGAGCATCAATGACCGTTCCTTCATCACCGCCCATGACGTAGCGCGCGCGGCTGGCGTGTCGCAATCTGCGGTCTCGCGCGCCTTCACACCCGGCGCCAGCGTCGCCCCCGACACCCGCCTGCGCATCATGGAAGCGGCGGAGCGGCTGGGCTATCGACCGAACCTGCTCGCACGCTCGCTAATCAACGGTCGCTCCAACATCGTCGGGGTTGGGGTTGGCGACCTGGCCAACCCTTTCTTCGTCGAGACGTTGCAGCTATTGTCGCGAACGCTCGACCAGGCCGGTTTACGGCTGCTCCTCTTCCCCGCCGAAGGTAGCGGCGGCGGCGAGCCGTCGATCCATGAAATTTTGCATTATCGCCTCGACGCACTCGTTCTCCTGTCGGTCGGCCTGTCTTCAAATCTGGCGGAGGAATGTCGCAAGGCGCAGGTGCCCGTGATTCTCTACAATCGCACGACGCGGGATCATGCCGCCTCCAGCGTCATCGGCGACAACCTTGTCGGCGCGCGCACCATCGCGGCCCATCTGCTGGCCGGCGACCATCGCCGCATAGCCTTCCTCGCCGGCGCTGCGGGTTCTTCGACCAATGCCCAGCGCGAGGCCGCCTTTTTCGACTATCTGGCGGAGCAGGGTGCGCCCGCGCCGATTCGCGCCGCGGGAGACTATCGGATCGAGATGGCGACCGCGGCGACCCGGCGATTGCTGGCGGGCAAGGATCGGCCCGATGCGATCTTCTGCGCCAATGACAGCATGGCGATCGCCGCGATCAACGTCGCGCGCCACGAATATGGGCTGGATGTCGGCCGCGAGATTTCGATCGTCGGCTATGACGACGTGCCGATGGCGGCCTGGCCGGCCTTCTCGCTGACAAGCTATGCTCAGCCGGCGCAGTCGATGGTGGATCAGACTGTGCGTCTGATCCAGAAGCTGCGCGATGATCCAGGCCAACATGCGCATGTCGTGGTCGAAGGCGGCCTGGTGGTGCGGGGCAGCAGCCGGGCGGTCCGCCCGCGGTGA
- a CDS encoding SDR family NAD(P)-dependent oxidoreductase, with the protein MTQAGKTSAVIIGASGGIGAALEAALIEEATFDVVHGFARSRAGPHYIDLLDEKSIAAAAAYVATGPSPTLVIVATGLLHAAGKGPEKALRDLDPDWLAQVYAVNAIGPTLIAKHFLPIMPKSGRTVFAALSARVGSIGDNRLGGWHGYRASKAALNMLVSNLAIEERRRNDRAIVVTLHPGTVNTALSRPFQANVQAGRLFDPERAALQLLDVIEGLKISDSGKLFDFQGEPIPF; encoded by the coding sequence ATGACCCAGGCCGGTAAAACTTCCGCCGTTATCATCGGCGCTTCCGGCGGAATCGGCGCGGCGTTGGAGGCTGCGTTGATCGAGGAGGCGACGTTCGATGTTGTGCACGGATTCGCGCGTTCGCGGGCCGGGCCACACTATATCGACCTGCTGGATGAAAAGAGCATCGCCGCTGCGGCTGCGTATGTCGCCACCGGCCCGTCGCCGACGCTGGTTATCGTTGCGACCGGTTTACTCCATGCGGCAGGCAAAGGCCCTGAGAAGGCTTTGCGCGATTTGGACCCCGACTGGCTGGCGCAAGTCTATGCCGTCAATGCGATCGGCCCTACGCTGATCGCCAAACATTTCCTGCCCATCATGCCCAAAAGCGGGCGCACCGTGTTCGCCGCCTTGTCCGCACGCGTGGGGTCGATCGGCGACAATCGACTGGGCGGGTGGCATGGCTATCGTGCGTCGAAAGCGGCACTCAACATGCTGGTGAGCAACCTGGCCATTGAGGAGCGCCGTCGCAATGATCGCGCCATCGTCGTGACATTGCACCCTGGCACCGTGAACACGGCTTTGTCTCGGCCGTTTCAGGCCAACGTGCAGGCCGGGCGCCTTTTCGACCCGGAGCGCGCCGCGCTGCAATTGCTCGACGTCATCGAAGGCTTGAAAATATCCGACAGCGGGAAACTGTTCGACTTTCAAGGCGAGCCGATTCCGTTCTAG
- the yaaA gene encoding peroxide stress protein YaaA: MIALLSPAKTLDFERALPPLDASKPHFADEALSLARSAANLTQKRLSELMHISPRLAKLNADRFADFAALPERPALFAFAGDVYTGFEVDTLDQAGVAFAQDHVRILSGLYGLLRPLDAIRPYRLEMGTRWAPRRKCLTDWWGDDIAQRLLAELAEEGSGVVLNLASQEYFAAVKGRLAGVRVIEVEFREPGPDGPRFVSFNAKRARGMMARWLCEHHITAIEAMRDFDSDGYRFDADESDADRWRFTRT, encoded by the coding sequence ATGATCGCCCTGCTTTCCCCCGCCAAGACACTCGATTTTGAGCGCGCGCTCCCGCCGCTCGACGCCTCCAAGCCACATTTTGCCGACGAAGCGCTCAGCCTTGCACGCTCAGCGGCAAACTTGACGCAGAAACGCCTGTCGGAGTTGATGCATATTTCGCCCCGCCTGGCCAAGCTGAATGCGGATCGCTTTGCCGACTTTGCCGCCCTGCCGGAGCGCCCGGCACTGTTCGCCTTTGCTGGCGACGTTTATACCGGCTTTGAGGTGGACACGCTTGATCAGGCGGGCGTGGCTTTCGCGCAGGATCATGTGCGTATCTTGTCCGGCCTTTACGGCCTGCTGCGGCCACTGGACGCGATTCGACCCTATCGGCTTGAAATGGGCACGCGCTGGGCACCGCGGCGCAAATGCCTGACCGACTGGTGGGGCGACGATATCGCGCAGCGCCTGTTGGCTGAACTTGCCGAGGAAGGGTCCGGCGTTGTCCTGAACCTTGCCAGCCAGGAATATTTTGCCGCGGTCAAAGGCCGGTTGGCGGGCGTGCGGGTGATCGAGGTCGAGTTTCGCGAACCCGGCCCGGACGGCCCGCGCTTCGTCAGCTTCAACGCCAAGCGCGCGCGGGGGATGATGGCCCGCTGGCTGTGCGAACATCATATCACCGCGATAGAGGCGATGCGCGACTTCGACAGCGACGGATATCGCTTCGACGCAGACGAGAGCGACGCGGATCGCTGGCGCTTCACCCGGACATGA
- a CDS encoding Re/Si-specific NAD(P)(+) transhydrogenase subunit alpha, with protein MKIGAPREVAQGEARVALTPDSALQLQKLGHICFVESGAGKAAGFDDDSYRAADVTVVPTADELWAASNVIVKVRPPEAEEAARLQPGKTLISFFYPGQRSEELSAISATGANVIAMDMVPRISRAQKMDALSSMANIAGYRAVIEAGANFGRFFTGQVTAAGKVPPARVLVIGAGVAGLAAIGAATSLGAITLAFDVRPEVAEQIESMGAQFVYLDFSEEQQDGAATGGYAAPSSPEFREAQLKKFRELAPNVDIVISTALIPGRDAPVLWTKDMVEAMRPGSVIVDLAAERGGNCELTVTDEKIVSPGGVTIIGYTDFPSRMAAQSSSLYASNIRHMLFDLTPGKDGVIVHNMEDDVIRGATIAFEGQVSFPPPPPKIKAIAAQKPKPKAEELTPEQKRAKDIAAFKAQTRSQVTTLIVAAILLIAVGAVAPASFMGHFTVFVLACFVGFQVIWNVSHSLHTPLMAVTNAISGIVVVGAMLQVGSSSTIVLVLATISILIASINIVGGFLVTRRMLAMFQRS; from the coding sequence TTGAAGATCGGTGCACCCAGAGAAGTGGCACAGGGGGAAGCGCGGGTTGCGCTGACGCCCGACAGCGCCCTGCAATTGCAGAAGCTGGGCCATATATGCTTTGTCGAAAGCGGCGCGGGCAAAGCGGCCGGCTTCGACGATGACAGCTATCGCGCGGCCGACGTGACGGTGGTCCCAACCGCCGACGAATTGTGGGCTGCTTCGAACGTCATCGTTAAGGTGCGTCCACCCGAAGCGGAAGAGGCGGCGCGCCTCCAACCGGGCAAGACGCTGATTTCCTTCTTCTATCCCGGACAGCGCAGCGAAGAGCTTTCTGCGATCAGCGCGACCGGCGCCAATGTGATCGCGATGGACATGGTGCCCCGCATCTCGCGCGCGCAGAAGATGGATGCGCTGTCATCGATGGCGAACATCGCGGGCTATCGCGCTGTGATCGAGGCTGGTGCCAATTTCGGGCGCTTCTTTACGGGGCAGGTGACCGCGGCGGGCAAGGTGCCACCGGCCCGTGTGCTGGTGATCGGTGCTGGCGTCGCCGGCCTGGCCGCGATCGGCGCGGCGACATCGCTTGGCGCGATCACGCTCGCCTTCGACGTCCGGCCCGAAGTCGCCGAACAGATCGAATCGATGGGCGCGCAGTTCGTCTATCTCGACTTTTCCGAAGAGCAGCAGGATGGCGCGGCCACCGGTGGCTATGCCGCCCCGTCCAGCCCGGAATTTCGCGAAGCGCAGCTCAAGAAGTTTCGCGAGCTGGCACCCAACGTCGATATCGTCATTTCCACCGCGCTCATTCCGGGGCGCGACGCTCCCGTCCTGTGGACGAAGGATATGGTCGAGGCTATGCGCCCAGGATCGGTCATCGTCGATCTGGCAGCAGAACGCGGCGGCAATTGTGAGCTCACAGTCACGGACGAGAAGATCGTTTCGCCGGGTGGCGTTACGATCATCGGTTATACCGATTTCCCCAGCCGGATGGCGGCGCAGTCTAGTTCGCTCTACGCCAGCAATATCCGCCACATGCTGTTCGACCTGACGCCGGGCAAGGATGGCGTGATCGTCCATAATATGGAGGATGACGTGATCCGGGGGGCGACCATCGCCTTTGAAGGGCAGGTCAGCTTCCCCCCGCCCCCGCCCAAGATCAAGGCGATCGCGGCACAAAAGCCCAAGCCCAAGGCCGAGGAACTGACGCCCGAACAAAAGCGGGCGAAGGACATCGCCGCTTTCAAGGCGCAGACCCGCTCGCAGGTTACGACTTTGATCGTCGCCGCGATCCTGCTGATCGCCGTCGGCGCGGTGGCGCCTGCCAGCTTCATGGGCCACTTCACAGTGTTCGTGCTGGCCTGTTTCGTCGGTTTCCAGGTGATCTGGAATGTCAGCCATTCGCTGCATACGCCGCTGATGGCGGTGACGAACGCGATTTCGGGCATTGTCGTGGTGGGCGCCATGCTCCAGGTCGGGTCGTCGAGCACCATCGTACTGGTTCTGGCGACGATTTCGATCCTGATCGCGTCGATCAACATTGTTGGCGGCTTCCTGGTTACGCGCCGGATGCTGGCCATGTTCCAGCGGTCCTAA
- a CDS encoding NAD(P)(+) transhydrogenase (Re/Si-specific) subunit beta codes for MFDTGVVSAAYLSAAVLFILSLGGLSNQESAKRAVWYGIAGMALAVLATLVGPGVANLPIVAGTFAVAAVIGWIVAMRVQMTEMPQLVAALHSFVGLAAVFIGFNAHFELEAVNVLDPAAREALTGFAGLLAHKTPVEINILKVEEFLGIFIGAVTFTGSIVAFGKLAGKLDGKAKKLPGGHVLNASALLATLVLLVMYVGNIGVEGRELTVLLAMSALALFIGFHLVMGIGGADMPVVVSMLNSYSGWAAAAIGFTLGNDLLIVTGALVGSSGAILSYIMCKAMNRSFVSVILGGFGGTTGPAAEIEGEQVAIDADGVASALNDADSVIIVPGYGMAVAQAQQSVSELTRKLRAAGKKVRFAIHPVAGRLPGHMNVLLAEAKVPYDIVLEMDEINEDFPSTDVVIVIGSNDIVNPAAQDDPNSPIAGMPVLEVWKAKQVFVSKRGQGTGYSGIENPLFYKDNTRMFYGDAKVAVDSLLGKLA; via the coding sequence ATGTTCGATACCGGTGTGGTGTCCGCAGCCTATCTCTCGGCCGCGGTCCTTTTCATTCTGTCGCTGGGCGGCCTTTCCAATCAGGAAAGCGCAAAGCGCGCCGTATGGTACGGCATTGCCGGCATGGCCTTGGCCGTGTTGGCGACCCTAGTTGGCCCTGGCGTTGCCAATCTGCCGATCGTGGCCGGCACCTTCGCCGTCGCCGCCGTCATCGGCTGGATCGTGGCGATGCGCGTCCAGATGACCGAAATGCCCCAGCTTGTCGCCGCGCTGCACAGCTTCGTGGGGCTTGCGGCCGTGTTCATCGGCTTCAACGCGCATTTCGAACTGGAAGCGGTGAACGTACTCGATCCGGCCGCCCGCGAAGCGCTGACCGGCTTTGCCGGCCTGCTCGCGCACAAGACGCCGGTGGAAATCAACATCCTCAAGGTCGAGGAATTTCTAGGCATCTTCATTGGTGCGGTAACCTTCACCGGGTCGATCGTCGCCTTCGGCAAGCTGGCCGGCAAGCTGGACGGCAAGGCGAAAAAGCTGCCGGGCGGCCATGTCCTCAACGCCTCGGCGCTGCTGGCGACGCTCGTATTGCTGGTGATGTATGTCGGCAATATCGGGGTAGAGGGCCGCGAACTGACCGTCCTGCTCGCCATGTCGGCGCTGGCGCTGTTCATCGGCTTCCACCTCGTCATGGGTATCGGCGGCGCGGACATGCCCGTCGTCGTCTCGATGCTCAACAGCTATTCCGGCTGGGCGGCCGCAGCGATCGGCTTCACCCTGGGCAACGACCTGCTCATCGTCACCGGCGCTTTGGTGGGCTCGTCAGGCGCGATCCTGAGCTATATCATGTGCAAGGCGATGAACCGCTCCTTCGTGTCGGTGATCCTGGGCGGCTTTGGCGGCACGACTGGCCCTGCGGCGGAGATCGAGGGCGAGCAGGTGGCGATCGACGCCGACGGCGTCGCCTCCGCGCTCAACGACGCGGACAGCGTCATCATCGTGCCTGGCTATGGCATGGCGGTGGCGCAGGCGCAGCAGAGCGTGAGCGAACTTACCCGCAAGCTGCGGGCGGCGGGCAAGAAGGTTCGTTTCGCGATCCATCCGGTCGCGGGCCGCCTGCCGGGACACATGAACGTGCTGCTGGCCGAAGCCAAGGTGCCCTATGACATCGTGCTGGAGATGGACGAGATAAACGAAGACTTCCCCTCGACCGATGTCGTGATCGTCATCGGATCGAACGACATCGTCAATCCGGCCGCGCAGGATGACCCCAACTCGCCGATCGCCGGCATGCCGGTGCTGGAAGTATGGAAGGCGAAACAGGTTTTCGTGTCGAAACGCGGACAGGGCACGGGCTATTCCGGCATCGAAAACCCGCTGTTCTACAAGGATAATACCCGGATGTTCTATGGCGACGCTAAAGTCGCGGTGGACAGCCTGCTTGGCAAGCTGGCTTGA
- the bktB gene encoding beta-ketothiolase BktB: MKAVYILAGVRTAIGDFGGSLKDYPPAKLGAAVIAEAIARSGVAADQIGHVVMGNVIPSEPKDAYLARVAAVEAGIPIEVPALTLNRLCGSGVQAIISAAQMLALGECDFAIAGGAESMTRSPHHVAAARFGQKMGDVKMVDALLAVLSDPFEGFHMGVTAENVAADHAISREDQDRLAVESHHRAARAQKEGRFSSQILPIPVKDRKGTRLFDTDEHVRANASVEQLAELRPAFKKDGTVTAGNASGINDGAAAVVLASQAAVDAGNLKPLARIISWGHAGVQPDRMGIGPVKAVPIALARAGLALEQMDVIESNEAFAAQACAVAKVLGFDPAKVNPNGSGVALGHPVGATGAILTVKTIYELERIGGRYGLITMCIGGGQGIAMVIERMG; the protein is encoded by the coding sequence ATGAAAGCTGTATATATTCTGGCGGGCGTTCGTACGGCGATAGGCGACTTTGGCGGCAGCCTGAAAGACTATCCGCCAGCGAAACTGGGCGCTGCGGTCATTGCCGAAGCGATCGCACGGTCCGGCGTCGCCGCCGATCAGATCGGTCATGTCGTCATGGGCAATGTCATCCCCAGCGAACCCAAGGACGCCTATCTGGCGCGGGTCGCGGCGGTCGAAGCCGGCATTCCAATCGAGGTGCCCGCCCTCACCCTGAACCGACTGTGCGGGTCTGGGGTCCAGGCGATCATCTCCGCCGCGCAGATGCTGGCGCTGGGCGAATGCGATTTCGCCATCGCCGGCGGCGCGGAGTCTATGACCCGTTCCCCGCACCATGTCGCCGCGGCCCGTTTCGGGCAGAAGATGGGCGACGTCAAAATGGTCGACGCGCTGCTGGCGGTCCTGAGCGACCCTTTCGAAGGCTTCCACATGGGCGTGACCGCCGAAAATGTGGCTGCCGATCACGCCATCTCGCGCGAGGATCAGGATCGTCTGGCCGTTGAAAGCCACCACAGGGCGGCGCGTGCCCAAAAGGAAGGACGCTTTTCGTCGCAAATCCTGCCGATCCCGGTCAAGGATCGGAAAGGGACCAGGCTGTTCGATACCGACGAGCATGTTCGCGCCAATGCCAGCGTAGAACAGCTTGCCGAGTTGAGACCCGCCTTCAAGAAGGACGGTACCGTCACCGCCGGCAATGCATCTGGGATCAACGACGGCGCGGCCGCTGTCGTCCTAGCGTCGCAGGCGGCGGTGGATGCGGGCAATCTGAAACCGCTGGCCCGGATCATCAGTTGGGGCCATGCCGGCGTACAGCCGGACCGTATGGGCATCGGTCCAGTCAAGGCGGTTCCCATCGCGCTTGCGCGTGCGGGTCTTGCGCTTGAACAGATGGATGTCATCGAATCGAACGAAGCCTTTGCAGCGCAGGCCTGTGCCGTCGCCAAAGTCCTGGGATTCGATCCGGCAAAGGTCAATCCGAACGGGTCCGGCGTGGCCCTGGGCCATCCGGTTGGCGCGACCGGCGCGATATTGACCGTCAAGACGATCTACGAACTGGAGCGGATCGGGGGTCGATACGGTCTGATCACCATGTGCATCGGCGGCGGACAGGGCATCGCCATGGTCATCGAGCGGATGGGATAG
- a CDS encoding SDR family NAD(P)-dependent oxidoreductase, translated as MAGVGADRQRSRHSCRDPDRHGRYAIPPARGASGVHRPLRRRASRRPLTASSRGHSDDHRERTARCGPRHMPDGGSIINFGSESGLTAEINNAVYVASKAAVHAWTRSVAREWGKRNIRLNAVLPYIVTLMYARFRDALSPEDLAAHDKATAEQIPLGGKFGDADTDLAPVLLFLASDGARFITGQLIPVDGGLISVR; from the coding sequence GTGGCAGGCGTGGGCGCGGATCGACAGCGATCCCGACATTCGTGTCGCGATCCTGACCGGCACGGACGATACGCAATTCCGCCTGCCAGAGGCGCGAGCGGGGTTCATCGACCATTGAGGCGTCGTGCATCGCGCCGTCCGCTAACTGCCTCATCACGTGGCCATAGCGATGATCATCGCGAGCGAACCGCTCGATGCGGCCCGCGCCACATGCCGGACGGCGGCTCGATCATCAATTTCGGGTCGGAATCGGGCCTGACCGCTGAAATCAACAATGCCGTTTATGTTGCGTCGAAGGCGGCGGTTCACGCCTGGACCCGCAGCGTCGCGCGCGAATGGGGCAAGCGTAACATCCGCCTGAATGCGGTGCTGCCCTATATCGTAACGCTCATGTACGCGCGATTCCGTGATGCCCTGTCCCCGGAAGACCTGGCCGCCCATGATAAGGCGACCGCCGAACAGATTCCGCTGGGCGGAAAATTCGGTGATGCCGACACGGATCTGGCGCCTGTGCTGCTATTCCTGGCCAGCGATGGCGCCCGCTTCATCACCGGGCAACTCATCCCCGTCGATGGCGGGCTGATCTCGGTTCGGTGA
- a CDS encoding Nramp family divalent metal transporter, with protein MTPPPPADIAMPSTDMPDSRPSLPGSYRTIAVPRAGGSVWKKMGAFAGPGYIVAVGYMDPGNWATDLAGGSAFGYTLLSVILLSSIMAMVLQSLAAKLGIVTGMDLAQACRAQYSAPVRMTLWIMCELAIIACDLAEVVGTAIALQLLFDIPLVMGVCLTAADVMLILFLQQRGFRQLEAFIVALLIVIAGCFAVELFLSKPDLAAIGLGLVPSASVVTNPAMLYIAIGIIGATVMPHNLYLHSSIVQTRSFERSERGKREAVLFATIDSTIALMLAMFVNGAILILAASSFHVAGMTGVAEIQDAHRLLAPMLGAGIASTLFAVALLASGQNSTITATLAGQIVMEGFVNLRVPPWLRRVVTRMLAIVPAVIVAALYGSEGTTRLLVLSQVILSLQLPFAVVPLVKFTSDRKLMGSFANPHWLKFAAWAISAIIITLNLKLLLDFFF; from the coding sequence ATGACGCCTCCGCCACCCGCCGACATCGCGATGCCGTCCACGGACATGCCGGATAGCAGGCCCAGCCTGCCCGGTTCCTATCGGACGATCGCGGTGCCGCGGGCTGGCGGCAGCGTCTGGAAGAAAATGGGCGCCTTTGCCGGTCCCGGCTATATCGTCGCCGTCGGTTATATGGACCCCGGCAACTGGGCGACCGATCTCGCAGGTGGATCGGCCTTCGGCTACACCTTGCTATCCGTCATCCTGCTATCCAGCATCATGGCGATGGTGCTGCAATCGCTCGCGGCGAAACTGGGCATCGTCACCGGCATGGACCTGGCGCAGGCCTGCCGCGCCCAATATAGCGCGCCGGTCCGCATGACCCTCTGGATTATGTGCGAACTGGCGATCATTGCCTGCGATCTTGCCGAAGTGGTCGGCACGGCGATCGCCCTGCAACTGTTGTTCGACATTCCGCTGGTCATGGGCGTGTGCCTGACCGCCGCCGACGTGATGCTTATCCTGTTCCTGCAACAGCGCGGGTTCCGACAACTCGAAGCCTTCATCGTCGCGTTGCTGATCGTAATCGCGGGCTGCTTCGCCGTCGAACTCTTTCTGTCGAAACCCGACCTTGCCGCCATCGGCCTTGGCCTCGTCCCGAGCGCAAGCGTGGTGACCAACCCCGCGATGCTCTACATCGCGATCGGCATCATCGGCGCGACCGTGATGCCCCATAACCTCTATCTTCATTCCTCCATCGTCCAGACCCGCAGTTTCGAGCGGAGCGAAAGGGGCAAGCGCGAAGCGGTGCTGTTCGCCACGATTGACAGCACTATCGCCCTGATGCTCGCCATGTTCGTCAATGGCGCAATCCTGATCCTGGCGGCATCCTCCTTTCATGTCGCGGGCATGACCGGCGTGGCTGAAATCCAAGACGCTCACCGCCTGCTCGCCCCCATGCTGGGCGCGGGGATCGCCAGCACCCTGTTCGCCGTGGCCCTTCTGGCATCGGGACAGAATAGCACGATCACCGCGACCCTGGCCGGGCAGATCGTGATGGAGGGTTTCGTCAACCTGCGCGTGCCCCCCTGGCTGCGCCGGGTCGTCACCCGAATGCTTGCCATCGTGCCCGCCGTCATCGTCGCGGCGCTCTACGGATCGGAAGGGACGACCCGGTTGCTGGTACTGAGCCAGGTGATCTTGAGCCTGCAACTGCCCTTCGCCGTCGTGCCCCTCGTCAAATTCACGAGCGACCGCAAGCTGATGGGCAGCTTCGCGAACCCGCACTGGCTCAAATTCGCGGCCTGGGCGATCTCCGCGATCATCATCACCCTCAATCTCAAACTGCTACTCGACTTTTTCTTTTGA
- a CDS encoding ferritin-like domain-containing protein produces MKDDLMLDAFEARARRRDQRRGFLRAAGSMAVVAAGASLLSGCGDDEATAVPTPTPTPTPTPTPTITDGDVLNFALNLEYLEAQFYYFAAFGSGLPSSILGGAGTQGAVTGGRQVAFVDPLIARYAREIAADERAHVEFLRGAIGTTAVAQPAIDIGSSATGAFSSAAQAAGLIAAGQSFDPYASDENFLLGAYIFEDVGVTAYKGASPLISNKTFLEAAAGILAAEAYHAALVRTVLYSKGVDTPSLRTSADKISDARDSLDGSADKDQGISPRDGASNIVPTDSDGIAYSRTTGEVLNIVYLTKLAAQKGGFFPNGLNGSLNTSTAQ; encoded by the coding sequence ATGAAAGACGATCTGATGCTCGATGCCTTTGAAGCGCGCGCCCGGCGCCGCGACCAGAGGCGCGGCTTCCTGCGTGCGGCAGGGTCCATGGCTGTGGTGGCGGCTGGCGCAAGCCTGCTGTCCGGCTGCGGCGACGATGAAGCCACGGCCGTACCAACTCCTACACCCACGCCTACCCCGACGCCCACGCCAACCATAACCGATGGCGATGTGCTGAACTTCGCGCTGAACTTGGAATATTTGGAGGCGCAATTCTATTATTTCGCGGCCTTCGGATCGGGCCTGCCCAGCAGCATATTGGGCGGAGCGGGCACGCAGGGCGCAGTCACCGGCGGTCGCCAAGTCGCCTTCGTCGATCCGTTGATCGCCCGCTATGCGCGCGAAATCGCGGCCGACGAACGTGCCCATGTCGAATTTCTGCGCGGTGCGATCGGCACGACGGCGGTGGCGCAGCCGGCCATCGATATCGGATCGAGCGCTACCGGCGCTTTCTCCTCGGCCGCGCAGGCGGCTGGCCTGATTGCTGCAGGCCAGAGCTTCGACCCCTATGCCAGCGACGAGAATTTCCTGCTCGGCGCCTATATTTTCGAGGATGTCGGGGTCACGGCCTATAAGGGCGCGTCGCCGCTCATTTCCAACAAGACGTTCCTGGAGGCGGCGGCCGGCATTCTCGCGGCCGAAGCCTATCATGCCGCGCTGGTGCGCACGGTGCTCTACTCAAAGGGCGTCGACACGCCATCGCTGCGCACATCGGCGGACAAGATATCCGACGCCCGCGACAGCCTGGACGGGTCGGCGGACAAGGATCAGGGCATCAGTCCCAGGGACGGCGCGTCGAACATCGTGCCCACCGATAGCGATGGCATCGCCTACAGCCGGACGACGGGCGAAGTGCTCAATATCGTCTATCTGACGAAGCTGGCCGCACAGAAAGGCGGCTTCTTCCCCAATGGCCTCAACGGCAGTCTCAACACCAGCACGGCGCAGTAA